Proteins co-encoded in one Oculatellaceae cyanobacterium genomic window:
- a CDS encoding NADAR family protein yields MTIYFYSNRETLYGCFSNFSAHGFSLDEAWWRTSEHYFQAQKFIGTPHVEQIRLARTPKDAAKMGRERDRPLRSDWEQVKDDVMLKAVLCKFQTHADIREILLSTGDQLIVENSPIDYYWGCGADGSGKNKLGQILMQVRDLLR; encoded by the coding sequence ATGACAATCTACTTTTACTCTAATAGAGAAACGCTTTACGGCTGCTTTTCCAACTTTTCAGCACATGGTTTTAGTTTAGATGAAGCTTGGTGGCGTACCAGTGAACATTACTTTCAAGCACAAAAATTTATTGGTACTCCTCATGTTGAGCAGATACGCCTTGCCCGTACACCAAAAGATGCTGCAAAAATGGGGAGAGAACGCGATCGCCCACTACGTTCTGACTGGGAGCAAGTTAAAGATGATGTAATGCTTAAAGCAGTATTATGCAAGTTTCAAACCCATGCAGATATTCGTGAAATACTACTATCAACAGGCGATCAATTAATTGTAGAAAATTCCCCTATAGATTATTACTGGGGATGTGGCGCTGATGGTAGTGGCAAAAATAAATTGGGACAAATTTTAATGCAAGTGCGAGATCTATTACGGTAA
- a CDS encoding PAS domain-containing protein encodes MNNQSAKLGALYHIDGRQSDDVDLWLYERGIAATSCGVTITDATQPHNPIIYCNPAFESITGFPPEEVLGRNCKFLQGKDTDPAVIEQIRQALRTKQECQVALKNYRKDGTPFWNELKISPVCDRNGSLSNFIGVQTDITSRIESQAALKASETRLRLALNAAKMGVWDWDVDTGKVTWSEEVESIFGLDAGCFGGTYEAYLNCIHPEDCYRVTQQMSRLAEVGGDFKIEHRILLPDGSVRWVVNRGAVLRDVIGAGVRMTGTIMDISDRKEAELALRQQLEIERLLNGIAQRIRQSLKLEEVLNTAVAEVRQFLKTDRVVLYRLNPDGSGVVVVESIAENWMPILGQNIQDPCFASKHFHNYRQGRIRAIDDLQTANIQKCHIKLLESFQVKANLVVPVLQGENLWGLLIAHHCRDKRKWQEAEVDLLKQLSVQLAIALQQSELYQQVQTELTERKQAEAALRQSEENLKEQAMQLRLALNDLQSAQSQLIQSEKMSSLGQLVAGVAHEINNPVNFISGNINHASQYIQDLLNLVQLYQKYYPNPAEEIQDETEAIDLEFVVEDLPKMLDSMRIGTSRIREIVLSLRNFSRHDEAEKKPVDIHEGIDNTLLILQHRLKPNGDNPGVQVIKKYSDLPEVDCYAGQLNQVFMNIISNAIDALEEQPIPRIITISTELVTKSDLDVWSCELPTNLGKNLLANPSYKNENSKGVLIRISDNGSGIPEAVHKKIFDPFFTTKPVGKGTGMGLSISYQVVVERHGGQLSCLSTPDVGTEFIIAIPLLNIEQKNGKAIAADLAITNDVGEQTQVLQRL; translated from the coding sequence ATGAATAATCAATCAGCAAAACTTGGCGCATTATATCATATAGACGGGCGGCAAAGCGACGATGTAGATTTGTGGCTGTACGAGCGTGGCATAGCAGCTACTAGCTGTGGGGTGACGATTACAGATGCGACTCAACCCCATAATCCGATCATTTATTGTAATCCTGCATTTGAAAGTATCACTGGATTTCCTCCAGAGGAAGTATTAGGGCGCAACTGTAAGTTTTTACAGGGTAAAGACACTGATCCAGCAGTTATAGAGCAAATTCGGCAAGCTTTGCGTACAAAGCAAGAATGCCAAGTAGCATTAAAAAATTATCGCAAAGATGGCACACCTTTTTGGAATGAGTTAAAAATTTCTCCAGTGTGCGATCGCAACGGTAGCTTAAGCAATTTTATTGGCGTACAAACAGATATTACATCCCGCATTGAATCACAAGCAGCGCTCAAAGCCAGTGAGACGCGGTTGCGACTAGCCTTAAATGCTGCCAAAATGGGTGTTTGGGATTGGGATGTAGATACTGGTAAAGTAACTTGGTCTGAAGAAGTAGAATCTATATTTGGTTTAGATGCTGGTTGCTTTGGTGGCACTTACGAAGCTTATCTTAACTGCATTCATCCAGAAGATTGTTATCGTGTAACTCAGCAAATGTCTCGCCTCGCAGAGGTAGGAGGAGACTTTAAGATTGAACATCGTATATTATTGCCAGATGGAAGTGTGCGATGGGTAGTAAATAGAGGCGCAGTATTACGTGATGTCATTGGCGCAGGTGTGCGGATGACAGGGACAATAATGGATATTAGCGATCGCAAAGAGGCAGAATTAGCTTTACGTCAACAATTAGAAATAGAACGACTATTAAATGGTATTGCTCAACGTATCCGTCAATCTTTGAAATTAGAGGAAGTTCTCAACACTGCTGTTGCAGAAGTTCGGCAATTTCTGAAAACTGATCGGGTAGTACTTTACCGTCTTAACCCAGATGGCAGTGGCGTTGTAGTTGTCGAATCTATTGCAGAAAATTGGATGCCAATTTTAGGGCAAAATATTCAAGATCCCTGCTTTGCGAGTAAGCATTTCCATAATTATCGACAAGGTAGAATACGAGCAATTGACGATCTCCAAACTGCTAATATTCAAAAATGCCATATTAAATTACTAGAAAGTTTTCAAGTTAAAGCTAACCTTGTAGTTCCAGTATTACAAGGAGAAAACTTATGGGGACTGCTAATTGCTCATCATTGTCGTGACAAGAGAAAATGGCAAGAAGCAGAAGTAGATTTGCTCAAGCAGTTAAGTGTACAACTGGCGATCGCACTCCAACAATCTGAACTATATCAGCAAGTACAAACTGAACTAACTGAACGCAAGCAAGCAGAAGCAGCTTTGCGACAATCAGAAGAAAACTTAAAAGAGCAAGCAATGCAGTTAAGACTTGCTCTTAATGACTTGCAATCTGCACAATCTCAACTCATTCAAAGCGAAAAAATGTCCAGTTTAGGACAGCTTGTTGCTGGCGTAGCGCATGAAATTAACAATCCAGTCAACTTCATTTCAGGCAATATTAATCATGCTAGTCAATACATTCAAGATTTACTGAATTTAGTACAACTTTATCAAAAATATTACCCCAACCCAGCAGAAGAAATTCAAGATGAAACAGAGGCAATTGATTTAGAATTTGTAGTCGAAGATTTACCAAAAATGCTCGACTCTATGAGGATTGGGACAAGTCGAATCAGAGAAATTGTTTTGTCACTCAGAAACTTCTCTCGCCATGACGAAGCTGAGAAAAAACCAGTCGATATTCATGAAGGAATAGACAACACACTGTTAATCTTGCAGCATCGTTTAAAACCTAATGGTGATAATCCTGGCGTACAGGTAATCAAAAAATACAGTGATTTGCCAGAGGTAGATTGCTATGCAGGACAGTTAAATCAGGTGTTTATGAATATCATCAGCAATGCAATTGATGCTTTAGAAGAACAACCTATTCCTAGAATCATCACCATTAGTACAGAATTGGTAACTAAGTCTGACTTGGATGTTTGGAGTTGTGAACTTCCTACTAACTTAGGTAAGAACTTGCTAGCAAATCCTAGTTACAAGAATGAAAACTCCAAAGGTGTATTGATCAGAATTTCTGATAATGGTTCTGGCATTCCAGAAGCAGTTCATAAAAAAATATTTGACCCCTTCTTTACTACAAAACCAGTAGGAAAAGGTACTGGTATGGGTTTATCTATCAGCTATCAAGTTGTAGTTGAGCGTCATGGTGGTCAATTAAGTTGTTTATCAACTCCAGACGTGGGAACGGAATTTATAATTGCTATTCCGCTCTTAAATATTGAGCAAAAAAATGGCAAAGCGATCGCCGCAGATTTAGCCATAACGAATGATGTTGGCGAGCAAACTCAGGTATTGCAACGCCTGTGA
- a CDS encoding ATP-binding protein: MASDYFQDYNNVPPNNNSQNQGLLSSGWRPLTRDLDLGYVFHLLFSDTQELTRKTLDITSDLANALGRNEYTWWANLLNIFSDNTRYELNEFWNYVTPEPRVPDYQYKEIISTLTPVTQLVSRESIPIEYVLNRLQEITVFKILDVLGRPDSITQYYIERYYYYPVERFAKWDRIETIGTVFAYWTKQQVWLQIENYDRKVRNYTLIAKDLTPLVNKATYNLAVILSGYKSRVGQINSQYPIRQFPADIKSFTDTVQQAIIDQNQLAVLVHGEPGTGKTAWTQAVAKEILMPLGYVIFILDHDAVENFVPPSYLERICIIINEADNLAQDRASLAAQGNSKTEHILSLLDGTLYQSVIEESGIQAQQKLVFLLTCNTTERLDPAVLRKGRVDYIYEFTYKFV, from the coding sequence ATGGCCTCAGACTATTTCCAAGATTACAATAATGTGCCTCCCAATAACAACTCTCAAAATCAAGGGTTGCTGAGTTCAGGCTGGCGACCATTAACCAGAGACTTGGATTTGGGATATGTGTTTCATCTTCTGTTTAGCGATACACAAGAATTAACTCGTAAAACGTTAGATATTACCAGCGATCTTGCTAATGCCCTTGGTCGCAATGAATATACATGGTGGGCAAATCTATTAAATATTTTTTCTGATAATACTCGGTATGAGTTGAATGAATTTTGGAATTACGTCACTCCTGAACCGCGCGTACCAGATTATCAATATAAAGAGATTATTAGTACTCTAACACCAGTTACACAGTTGGTAAGTAGAGAAAGTATTCCTATTGAGTATGTTCTTAATCGCTTACAAGAAATAACTGTTTTTAAAATATTGGATGTGTTAGGTCGTCCTGATAGTATTACCCAATATTATATTGAGCGATATTATTATTATCCAGTAGAGCGATTTGCCAAATGGGATCGGATTGAAACAATTGGTACTGTTTTTGCTTATTGGACTAAACAACAAGTTTGGCTACAAATCGAAAACTATGATCGAAAAGTCCGCAACTATACTTTAATCGCCAAGGATTTAACACCGCTAGTTAACAAAGCCACTTACAATTTAGCGGTAATCCTCAGTGGATATAAAAGCCGTGTTGGACAGATTAACAGCCAGTATCCAATTAGACAATTTCCTGCTGATATTAAAAGCTTTACTGACACAGTACAGCAAGCAATTATCGATCAAAATCAATTAGCTGTGTTAGTACACGGAGAACCAGGAACAGGTAAAACCGCTTGGACACAAGCAGTTGCTAAAGAGATTTTAATGCCTCTGGGTTATGTAATCTTTATTCTCGATCATGATGCAGTTGAAAATTTTGTACCACCAAGTTATTTAGAACGGATTTGTATCATTATTAATGAAGCTGATAATTTAGCACAAGATCGAGCTAGTTTGGCAGCACAAGGCAATAGTAAAACTGAGCATATACTTAGTTTGCTTGATGGCACTTTGTATCAAAGTGTGATTGAAGAAAGCGGTATTCAGGCACAGCAAAAGTTAGTGTTTTTGTTGACTTGTAATACTACTGAAAGGTTAGATCCAGCCGTTTTACGTAAGGGCAGAGTAGATTATATCTACGAATTTACTTACAAGTTTGTCTAA